The following proteins come from a genomic window of Sorghum bicolor cultivar BTx623 chromosome 3, Sorghum_bicolor_NCBIv3, whole genome shotgun sequence:
- the LOC8074125 gene encoding vacuolar protein sorting-associated protein 55 homolog isoform X2: MFSTSILLQILACALYNNWWPMLAALMYVLVPMPCLFFGGGSTHFLTSREGGGWMNAAKFLTGASAMGSLAIPAILRHAGLIETGAMFIEFTSFFILVCTVLCFHRATLDEDW, encoded by the exons ATGTTCTCCACGAGTATTCTGCTGCAGATACTG GCATGTGCTTTGTACAACAACTGGTGGCCCATGTTAGCAG CTCTCATGTATGTCCTTGTACCAATGCCATGCCTGTTTTTTGGTGGTGGATCCACACACTTCTTGACTAGCAGAGAAGGTGGAGG GTGGATGAATGCTGCAAAATTCCTGACTGGTGCGTCCGCCATGGGAAGCCTTGCTATTCCAGCAATTCTGAGGCATGCTGGCCTAATCGAAACGGGGGCAATGTTCATCGAGTTCACGTCCTTCTTCATCCTTGTATGCACGGTGCTGTGCTTCCATAGGGCTACCCTGGATGAAGACTGGTAA
- the LOC8077427 gene encoding beta-fructofuranosidase, insoluble isoenzyme 4, whose protein sequence is MSMALRRLRPWAFILFFLVLFSYDESGLGSRSRRSGVAQATQRVFLYPQAPKVSSIVSSKYRTAYHFQPPKNWINDPNGPMYYNGIYHQFYQYNPNGSVWGNIVWAHSVSTDLINWIQLEPAIERTTPSDINGCWTGSATILKSDQPAIIYTGADTEKRQVQNIAFPKNLSDPYLREWIKPDNNPLIQPVGQGLIPNQFRDPTTGWIGPDGLWRIAVGAELDGYSAALLYKSEDFLHWTRVDHPLYSSNASTMWECPDFFAVLPGKNIGLDLSAAIPNGAKHVLKMSLDNCDKYMIGIYDLKSDVFVPDSVLEDRRLWSRIDYGNYYASKSFFDSKKGRRIIWGWTNETDSSSYDVAKGWAGIHAIPRTIWLDKDSKQLLQWPVEEIESLRGKEVSQQGLELKKGDLFEIKEIDTLQADVEIDFELTSIDSADAFDPSWLLDIEKHCREADASVHGGVGPFGLVLLASDNMEEHTSVHFRVYKSQEKYMVLMCSDLRKSSLRPELYTPAYGGFFEFDLEKEKTISLRTLIDRSAVESFGGGGRVCIMARVYPVALIDDGGTRMYAFNNGTTTVKVPRLKAWSMRRAQVNVKKG, encoded by the exons ATGTCCATGGCCCTCAGGCGGCTCCGACCTTGGGCCTTCATTCTCTTCTTCCTTGTCCTTTTCTCCTACGATGAATCTGGACTTGGGAGCAGAAGCAGGAGGAGTGGCGTCGCGCAGGCCACGCAGAGAGTCTTCCTGTATCCACAGGCTCCCAAGGTCTCCTCCATCGTGAGCAGCAAGTACAGGACTGCGTACCACTTCCAGCCTCCCAAGAACTGGATCAACG ATCCAAATG GACCAATGTACTACAATGGTATCTATCACCAATTCTACCAGTACAACCCAAATGGTTCTGTCTGGGGTAACATAGTCTGGGCCCACTCGGTCTCAACAGATCTCATCAACTGGATCCAGCTCGAACCAGCGATAGAGCGGACGACTCCGAGCGATATCAATGGCTGCTGGACAGGTTCAGCCACAATCCTCAAGAGTGACCAGCCTGCCATTATATACACTGGTGCTGACACGGAGAAGCGTCAGGTCCAAAACATTGCGTTTCCCAAGAACTTGTCTGATCCATACCTGAGGGAGTGGATCAAACCAGACAACAACCCACTGATCCAACCAGTTGGACAAGGATTGATCCCAAACCAGTTCAGAGATCCGACAACCGGTTGGATCGGACCAGATGGGCTATGGAGAATAGCAGTTGGGGCTGAACTGGACGGCTACAGTGCTGCACTTCTGTACAAGAGTGAGGATTTTTTGCACTGGACTAGAGTGGATCACCCACTATACTCTTCCAATGCCTCCACCATGTGGGAGTGCCCGGATTTCTTCGCAGTGTTACCAGGCAAGAACATTGGGCTGGACCTGTCGGCGGCAATCCCGAATGGCGCCAAGCATGTCCTCAAGATGAGCCTTGACAATTGTGACAAGTACATGATTGGCATTTATGATCTGAAAAGTGATGTCTTTGTGCCAGATTCCGTCCTTGAGGACCGAAGACTGTGGTCAAGGATTGATTATGGCAACTACTATGCTTCAAAGTCATTCTTTGATTCGAAGAAAGGCAGGAGGATCATATGGGGTTGGACAAATGAGACAGACAGTTCGTCGTATGACGTTGCCAAAGGTTGGGCTGGAATCCAT GCAATCCCCAGGACTATATGGTTAGATAAAGACAGTAAGCAACTGCTGCAATGGCCAGTTGAAGAGATTGAGTCGCTTCGAGGAAAAGAAGTCAGCCAGCAAGGCCTGGAGCTCAAGAAGGGAGATCTGTTTGAGATTAAGGAAATTGATACTCTGCAG GCAGATGTGGAGATAGATTTCGAGCTTACATCCATAGACAGTGCCGATGCTTTTGACCCTTCCTGGCTCTTGGACATCGAGAAGCACTGTCGAGAAGCAGATGCGTCAGTTCATGGCGGTGTAGGCCCATTTGGGCTTGTGCTTCTTGCATCTGACAACATGGAAGAGCACACCTCTGTGCACTTCAGAGTTTACAAATCACAGGAGAAGTACATGGTTCTTATGTGCTCTGATCTGAGAAA GTCGTCCTTGAGACCAGAACTGTACACACCAGCCTATGGAGGCTTCTTTGAGTTCGACCTCGAGAAGGAAAAGACTATATCTTTGAGAACTTTG ATCGATCGCTCTGCAGTGGAAAGCTTCGGTGGAGGTGGTAGGGTCTGCATCATGGCTAGGGTCTATCCGGTGGCGCTCATCGACGATGGTGGCACTCGCATGTATGCCTTCAACAATGGCACTACAACCGTCAAAGTGCCTCGGCTAAAGGCATGGAGCATGAGGAGAGCACAAGTTAATGTTAAGAAGGGATAA
- the LOC8074125 gene encoding vacuolar protein sorting-associated protein 55 homolog isoform X1, which yields MFLSTVLAGLAFMFSTSILLQILACALYNNWWPMLAALMYVLVPMPCLFFGGGSTHFLTSREGGGWMNAAKFLTGASAMGSLAIPAILRHAGLIETGAMFIEFTSFFILVCTVLCFHRATLDEDW from the exons ATGTTTCTCTCTACAGT GCTTGCTGGACTCGCGTTCATGTTCTCCACGAGTATTCTGCTGCAGATACTG GCATGTGCTTTGTACAACAACTGGTGGCCCATGTTAGCAG CTCTCATGTATGTCCTTGTACCAATGCCATGCCTGTTTTTTGGTGGTGGATCCACACACTTCTTGACTAGCAGAGAAGGTGGAGG GTGGATGAATGCTGCAAAATTCCTGACTGGTGCGTCCGCCATGGGAAGCCTTGCTATTCCAGCAATTCTGAGGCATGCTGGCCTAATCGAAACGGGGGCAATGTTCATCGAGTTCACGTCCTTCTTCATCCTTGTATGCACGGTGCTGTGCTTCCATAGGGCTACCCTGGATGAAGACTGGTAA